In Pseudoliparis swirei isolate HS2019 ecotype Mariana Trench chromosome 11, NWPU_hadal_v1, whole genome shotgun sequence, a genomic segment contains:
- the colec11 gene encoding collectin-11 isoform X2 — protein MIGEKLLLPIIIMSVLHFSYGQHMTEESCTIQLLIPGLKGEPGEKGQKGAPGRPGRLGPSGETGQTGIKGQKGLMGRYGKVGPSGMKGVKGDMGDPGSKGPNGEPGVPCECTPMRKMIGEMDIVVAQLSSELKFIKNAVAGIKETDSKVYLLVKEEKRYSDAEVYCQTRGGHLAMPKDEGSNAAIAGYITEAGLNRVYIGINDLHHEGVFTYVDLSVMTTFSRWRKGEPNNAFDDEDCAEMVASGEWTDVACHPTMYFVCEFDKESA, from the exons ATGATAGGAGAGAAGCTGTTATTGCCCATCATAATAATGTCTGTGCTGCATTTTTCATACGGACAGCACATGACAGAGGAGTCCTGCACTATTCAGCTCCTTATCCCTGGCCTCAAAG GAGAACCAGGGGAAAAAGGTCAGAAAGGAGCACCGGGAAGACCAGGAAGACTTGGCCCTTCCGGAGAGACTG GTCAAACTGGAATTAAAGGTCAGAAAGGCTTAATGGGGCGATATGGAAAAGTGGGCCCAAGTGGAATGAAAG GGGTAAAGGGAGACATGGGGGATCCAGGCTCAAAGGGCCCCAATGGAGAACCAG GTGTTCCGTGTGAGTGCACTCCAATGAGGAAAATGATTGGAGAGATGGATATTGTCGTGGCTCAGCTCTCCTCTGAACTGAAATTCATCAAAAATG CTGTTGCTGGCATAAAAGAGACAGACAGTAAGGTCTATCTGTtggtgaaggaggagaaacGCTACTCCGACGCGGAGGTCTATTGTCAGACGAGGGGAGGGCACCTGGCTATGCCCAAAGACGAGGGCTCCAACGCGGCCATCGCAGGTTACATAACCGAAGCGGGCCTGAACAGAGTCTACATTGGCATCAATGACCTGCACCACGAGGGTGTTTTCACCTACGTGGATCTCTCTGTCATGACCACTTTCAGCAGATGGAGAAAGGGAGAGCCCAACAATGCCTTCGATGATGAGGACTGTGCTGAGATGGTGGCCTCTGGGGAGTGGACAGATGTGGCGTGCCACCCGACCATGTATTTTGTTTGTGAATTTGACAAGGAGAGTGCCTGA
- the colec11 gene encoding collectin-11 isoform X1: MIGEKLLLPIIIMSVLHFSYGQHMTEESCTIQLLIPGLKGEPGEKGQKGAPGRPGRLGPSGETGQTGIKGQKGLMGRYGKVGPSGMKGVKGDMGDPGSKGPNGEPGVPCECTPMRKMIGEMDIVVAQLSSELKFIKNALPSPAAVAGIKETDSKVYLLVKEEKRYSDAEVYCQTRGGHLAMPKDEGSNAAIAGYITEAGLNRVYIGINDLHHEGVFTYVDLSVMTTFSRWRKGEPNNAFDDEDCAEMVASGEWTDVACHPTMYFVCEFDKESA; the protein is encoded by the exons ATGATAGGAGAGAAGCTGTTATTGCCCATCATAATAATGTCTGTGCTGCATTTTTCATACGGACAGCACATGACAGAGGAGTCCTGCACTATTCAGCTCCTTATCCCTGGCCTCAAAG GAGAACCAGGGGAAAAAGGTCAGAAAGGAGCACCGGGAAGACCAGGAAGACTTGGCCCTTCCGGAGAGACTG GTCAAACTGGAATTAAAGGTCAGAAAGGCTTAATGGGGCGATATGGAAAAGTGGGCCCAAGTGGAATGAAAG GGGTAAAGGGAGACATGGGGGATCCAGGCTCAAAGGGCCCCAATGGAGAACCAG GTGTTCCGTGTGAGTGCACTCCAATGAGGAAAATGATTGGAGAGATGGATATTGTCGTGGCTCAGCTCTCCTCTGAACTGAAATTCATCAAAAATG CACTGCCCTCCCCTGCAGCTGTTGCTGGCATAAAAGAGACAGACAGTAAGGTCTATCTGTtggtgaaggaggagaaacGCTACTCCGACGCGGAGGTCTATTGTCAGACGAGGGGAGGGCACCTGGCTATGCCCAAAGACGAGGGCTCCAACGCGGCCATCGCAGGTTACATAACCGAAGCGGGCCTGAACAGAGTCTACATTGGCATCAATGACCTGCACCACGAGGGTGTTTTCACCTACGTGGATCTCTCTGTCATGACCACTTTCAGCAGATGGAGAAAGGGAGAGCCCAACAATGCCTTCGATGATGAGGACTGTGCTGAGATGGTGGCCTCTGGGGAGTGGACAGATGTGGCGTGCCACCCGACCATGTATTTTGTTTGTGAATTTGACAAGGAGAGTGCCTGA
- the LOC130201575 gene encoding LOW QUALITY PROTEIN: doublecortin domain-containing protein 2 (The sequence of the model RefSeq protein was modified relative to this genomic sequence to represent the inferred CDS: inserted 3 bases in 2 codons; substituted 3 bases at 3 genomic stop codons) produces MPGAAAGRVDLPRTKTIIVYKNGDGFFPVRNIVVNPRHLSTLDNCLTSSTRRTDEAPXGAVRRLYTHRESHTVQALDYWKPGYCEIATKKPYEKKEKQIQPVVHSRVVSAHWGRTTQSCTLNXRIFSFCCCVFTNGDVWVAPVSIRIPTYTLRSWGNVLAMVTEKVCPSYCLLTEDLKLTARGQTKKQAKPKRTKQQKQVXPVLFSTGGNVFNAQNKRSEAVGAMEVQGDGRLEVDLPIDQVQAKIVDEEYVDESYSESPCKAXLHDSNSLFLQSSLSAPGKIDEAKXRDVSSRRCRRRSRVCQLFKGGM; encoded by the exons ATgccgggagcagcagcagggagaGTCGATCTGCCGCGGACTAAAACAATCATCGTCTACAAGAACGGAGACGGTTTCTTCCCTGTGAGAAATATTGTTGTGAATCCGCGCCATCTGTCAACGCTTGATAACTGTTTGACATCTTCGACCAGAAGGACCGACGAGGCTCCGTGAGGCGCCGTGAGGAGGCTGTACACTCACAGAGAGAGCCACACAGTGCAGGCCTTGGACTACTGGAAGCCTGG CTATTGTGAGATAGCAACCAAGAAGCCAtatgagaaaaaggaaaag CAGATTCAACCTGTTGTTCACAGCAGAGTAGTTTCTGCTCATTGGGGGAGAACCACCCAGTCTTGCACGCTGAA TTAaaggattttttctttttgttgttgtgtttttacgAACGGAGACGTCTGGGTTGCTCCAGTTTCAATACGGATCCCAACATATACTCTGAGAAGCTGGGGAAATGTTTTAGCCATGGTCACTGAGAAAGTGTGTCCTTCATACTG TTTGCTCACAGAGGACCTTAAACTCACAGCCAGGGGCCAGACGAAGAAACAAGCCAAACCGAAGAGAACCAAACAACAGAAGCAGGT CCCAGTTCTCTTCTCAACGGGGGGTAA TGTGTTCAatgcacaaaacaaaagaagtgAGGCGGTAGGAGCAATGGAGGTGCAGGGAGACGGCCGCTTGGAGGTGGACCTGCCTATTGAT CAGGTTCAGGCCAAGATAGTTGACGAGGAGTATGTGGATGAGAGTTATTCTGAAAGCCCCTGCAAGG TCCTCCATGATTCAAACAGCTTGTTTCTGCAGAGCTCTTTGTCTGCTCCAGGAAAAAT TGATGAA GCTAAATAGAGGGATGTGTCTTCCAGGCGCTGCAGAAGACGGTCACGGGTGTGCCAGCTTTTCAAGG GTGGGATGTGA